The Streptomyces tubercidicus DNA segment CGACGCGGTGACCGCCGCGGCCCGGCTGCTGCTGGCCGACGGCCTGGAGCCCGGCGACCGGGTCGCCTCCTACGGCCACAACTCCGATGCGTATCTGATCGGGTTCCTGGCCTGCGCTCGCGCCGGACTGGTGCACGTACCGGTCAACCACAGCCTGACCGGCGAGGATCTGCGCTACCTCCTGGACCAGTCCGGCAGCGTGCTGGTGCTCACCGACGCCGCGCTGGCGCACCGGCTGCCGGATTCCGTACGCGGCATGCCCTTGCACGGGGCGCCGGGAGGGCTGCTGGAACGGCTCGCGGCGGGCGGCGGCGAGCCGGATGCCGCCGGGCCGGATGCGGTGCAGCGGGACGCCGTGGAGCCGGACGCCTCGGCCCCGTTGGCCGAGGTCCCCGACGAGGCCCTCGTCCAGCTCCTCTACACCTCGGGAACCACCGCGCTGCCCAAGGGCGCGATGATGACGCACCGCGCCCTGGTGCACGAGTACACCAGCGCCGTCATCGCCCTCGACCTGAAGGAGACGGACCGGCCGGTGCACTCGCTGCCGCTCTACCACTCGGCGCAGATGCATGTGTTCCTGCTGCCGTATCTGGCGGTGGGCGCGGAGAACACCATCCTGGACGGGCCCGACCCGGGGCGGATCTTCGATCTGGTGGAAGCGGGCCTGGCCGACAGCCTGTTCGCGCCGCCGACCGTATGGATCGCGCTGGCGAACCACCCCGACTTCCCCGTACGGGAGCTGAGCGGGCTGCGCAAGGCCTACTACGGAGCCTCGATCATGCCGGTGCCCGTCCTGGAGCGGCTCCGTGCCCGGCTGCCCGGACTCGCCTTCTACAACTGCTTCGGGCAGAGCGAGATCGGGCCGCTGGCCACCGTGCTCGGCCCCGGAGAGCACGAGGGCCGGATGGACTCCTGCGGGCGCCCGGTGCTGTTCGTCGAGGCGCGGGTAGTGGACGAGGAGGGCCGGGAGGTCCCCGACGGAACCCGGGGCGAGGTCGTCTACCGGTCACCCCAGCTGTGCACCGGCTACTGGGAGAAGCCGGAGGAGACCGCCGAGGCGTTCCGGGACGGCTGGTTCCACTCCGGGGACCTCGCCGTCCGTGACACGGAGGGCTATTTCACGGTGGTCGACCGGGTCAAGGACGTCATCAACTCCGGTGGCGTACTGGTCGCCTCGCGCCAGGTGGAGGACGTGCTCTACGAGCATCCGCAGGTGGCCGAGGTCGCGGTGATCGGGCTGCCGGACGAGCGCTGGATCGAGGCGGTGACCGCGGTGGTCGTACGGCGCGTGGACGGCGTGAGCGGCGGCGCCGAGGTGGGGGAGCAGGAGCTGATCGACGCGGCGCGCGCCCGCCTGGCCCCGTTCAAGGCGCCCAAGCGGGTGATGTTCGTGGACGCGCTGCCGCGCAACGCCAGTGGCAAGGTCCTCAAGCGGGAGCTGCGGGCCCGGTTCGGCGCGCCCTGAGCCGGGCCGCCGACCGGGCACGGCGTGCGTGCAGGGCGACTGTCAGTGCCCCCTGCCATGCTGAGAAACGGTGCGCACAACGCCGTGCCCGCCACGATCCGTGCAACGGAGGTCCCTCCATGCTGACCACCAACTATGTCCCGGGCACCCCGAACTGGCTCGACCTCGGCGCCCCCGACATCGACGCCGCCGTCTCCTTCTACTCCGCCGTGTTCGGCTGGACCTTCCAGTCGGCCGGCCCGGATGCCGGCGGATACGGCTTCTTCCAGCTCGGCGGCGAGACGGTCGGTGCCATCGGCCCGCTGATGGACGAGGGCGCCCGCTCCGCCTGGACGGTGTATTTCCACACCCCCGACGCGGACGCCACGGGCAAGGCGGTGGAGCAGGCCGGCGGCTCGGTGCGCGTCCCGCCGATGGATGTCTTCACCGCCGGCCGGCTGGCCGCCTTCACCGACCCGACGGGCGGCGAGTTCGCCGTATGGCAGCCGGTCGATGTGCCGGGCCTGGAGCGGGTGATGGAGCCGAACGCGCTCTGCTGGACGGAGCTGTACACCACCGACGCGGCAGCGGCGAAGGACTTCTACCGCTCGGTCTTCTCCTGGAGCCATCAGGACATGCCCATGGGCGGCGACGTCATCTACTCCGTCGTGTCCGCACCGGGCGGCGGCGAGGGCGACGACACGGGGCACGGCGGCATCATGCAGCTCCAGGAGGAGAACCTGAAGGCCGGTTCGACCTCGGAGTGGCACCCGTATTTCGGGGTGACCGACTGCGACGCCACCTTCGCCGCGGCCACCGGCCATGGCGCGACGGTACTGATCCCGCCCACCGATGCCCCCGGCGTCGGCCGGCTGGCCATGGTCAAGGACCCGGCCGGCGCCCCGTTCGCCCTGATCAAGGGAGACCCGACCCTGAGCTGAGCCGTCCCGCCGTCGTCCGTCCGTTGCCGCCGGGCCGGGCCCGCTGCCCACACCATGCCTCCGAAAATGCCGGGCCCGCGACGGCCTCCGGCGCCTATGGTCCCCGGGGCGGCGGAACGTATGCCGCATGACGGAGGGAGAGCGGGCGCCACATGGGAGCAGAGCAGCATCAGGAGTGGTGGACGGCTTCAGGAGTCAGGCTGCGCCGGGTCTCCTCCGGTGACGGGCGCGGGAACTGGCTCTTCGTGCCCGGCGGACCGGGGATGGGCTCCGAGTCCCTGCACGGCCTGGTGGCGGCGGCCCAGGTCCCCGGAGCCGCCTGGCTGGTCGATCTGCCCGGCGACGGCTCCAACCGCGGCCTTCCCGCGATTCCGGCCGATCCCTACTCCCACTGGCCGGGCGCTCTGGCGGAGGCCGCGCAGGCGCTGGACGAGGTAGTCATGGTCGGCCACTCCACCGGGGGCATGTTCCTGCTGTCCGTCCCGGAACTCGCGGCACATCTCAGGGGCCTGGCGCTGATCAGCAGCGCACCGCACGCCGGCTGGCGGCCCGCCTTCGCCCGCTACGCCCAGGACCACCCGCTCCCCGGTGTCGACGCCGCAGCCGAGCGCTATGCCCGGCAGCCGGACGACCGGACCCTGCGCGCGCTGACCCTGGCCGCCGCGCCCTGGAACTTCAGCCCGTCCGCGTCCGCCGAGGGCCGGGCGCTCCTTACCGGCCTTCCCTACTGCCATGACGCGGTGGCCTGGGCCGATGCCCATTTCGACGACGACTACCGCGCTCGCTGGACACCACGGGACCTGCCGACCCTGATCGTCAGCGGCGACCGGGACCACATCGTCGACCAGCGGCTCTGGCAGGACGAGCCCGGCTTCCAGGGCCCGCACCTCCTGCACCGCAGGATCGCCGACGCCGGCCACTTCCCGTGGATCGAAAACCCTGAGGCCGTCCGGACGGCCTTCGCCGATTTCGCCGACCGACTCGCCGACCAATTCGCCGACCGACGGGACTCGACGGGCTGAGCAGCCCTCGCCCCGCCGCACCCCGCCCCGCCGGGCGCGGCCACGTGCTCACCCACCGGACACAAGCCCGGCCAGGTGCCGCAGCGAGTTACTGAGATGCTCAGGCCCGAACGGCGGGAAGTGGATGTACTCCCGGATGGCCTGCGGCACCGCCGACCAGTCGTAGGTGAGCGTGACCGCGGTCTCGGACGGGCCGAGCGGCGCAAGGTCATAACGCCAGAGCCAGCCCCCGAACTCCAGCCGGCCGTCGTCCTTCTCCTGCCCCGTCAGCCAGCCCAGGGCGCGCGGCGGGTCGCACACCTGGACCTGATTGGCCACCTGGTAATCACCGTTCGGATGGTTGGAGTGGTACATGTCCATCCGGAAGACCTGCCCCACCTCGGTCAGCGGCGCCCGGTCGACAGCTTCCCGCACCCAGCCGGTGCCATCGATCGCGGAATGCGCCGTCGGGTCCGCCAGCACCGCGAATACCCTGGCGGCGGGCACGGCGACCGTAAGGGTGGCGCTCACGTTCTCCTGGTCCACGGTGTGCACGCTCCTTGTCGTCTCAGCTCGACCTCCCGCAGGCGCGGAAGAGGGACGTGTGGATGTTCCCTCCCTACAGACGACGCGGCGAAGCGGAACTCATCGGTCGGGCCGGGCATCCACGATGCGCTTGATCTTGCCCACCGAGCGCTCCAGGGTCTCCGGGTCGACGATCTCGACCGCGACCGAGACCCCGATGCCGTCCTTGACGCCGCGCGCGACCAGGTCGACGGCCGCCGCGCGCTGGTCAGGGGTCGCCTCCGGCCGGGCCTCGGCGCGTACGGTCAGGTGGTCCATCCGGCCCTCGCGGGTCAGCTTGAGCTGGAAGTGCGGGGCGATGCCGGGGGTGCGCAGCACGATCTCCTCGATCTGTGCGGGGAAGAGGTTGACCCCGCGCAGGATGATCATGTCGTCGCTGCGTCCGGTGATCTTCTCCATCCGGCGGAAGGCGGGGCGGGCGGTGCCGGGCAGCAGCCGGGTCAGATCCCGGGTGCGGTAGCGGATGACCGGCATCGCTTCCTTGGTGAGCGAGGTGAAGACCAGCTCGCCGTGCGCACCGTCCGGCAGCAGCTCGCCGGTGATCGGGTCGACCACCTCCGGGTAGAAGTGGTCCTCCCAGATGTGCAGCCCGTCCTTGGTCTCCACACACTCCTGGGCGACGCCCGGCCCCATGACCTCCGACAGGCCGTATATGTCCACGGCGTCGATCGCGAACCGTTCCTCGATCTCGTGGCGCATCGCCTGGGTCCAGGGCTCGGCGCCGAAGACGCCCACCTGGAGCGAGGTGGTACGGGGATCGATGCCCTGCCGCTCGAACTCGTCCAGCAGGGTGAGCATGTAGGACGGCGTGACCATGATGATCTCGGGGCGGAGGTCCTGGATGATCTGCACCTGGCGGGCGGTCATCCCGCCGGACGCCGGTACGACCGTGCAGCCGAGCCGCTCCGCGCCGTAGTGCGCGCCCAGTCCGCCGGTGAACAGCCCGTAGCCGTAAGCGATATGGACGGTATGGCCGGGCCGCCCGCCGGCCGCGTGGAGGGAGCGGGCGACCACATCCGCCCAGTGCGACAGATCGCGCTCGGTGTAGCCCACGACCGTCGGGCGGCCCGTGGTGCCGCTGGAGGCATGGATACGGCGCACCTTCTCCTTGGGGACGGCGAACATCCCGAAGGGGTACTGGGCGCGCAGATCATCCTTGACGGTGAACGGGAACCGGGCGAGGTCGCCGAGCGAGCGGCAGTCCCGCGGATGCACCCCGGCCCGGTCGAAGGACTCCCGGTAGAACGGGACGTGGTCATAGGCATGCTGCAACGAGGCCCGCAGCCGGGTCAGTTGCAGTGCGCGCAACGCGTCCCCGGAGAGTCGTTCCCCCTCGTCGAACGTCGCACTGCCCGTAGCCGCTTCCGGCATGGAGTTCACCGCCTCGTGTCCCTACCGATCATTCGGTAGCCGCATGCTGAACCAAGTAATCAGCGCGCGGCGAACACGTCAAGGGGCGTGCCGCGGCCGGCTCACGGGTAGCGTCCGGCGCATGAGTGACGTACAGAAAGTGCAGGTCGGTGAGGTCCAGCTGGCATACCGGGTGTGGGGGGAGGAGGACGCGCCCCCGGCCGTGCTGCTGCACTGCCTCGGTGAGGACGGCGAGGACTGGCGTGGCGTGGTCGGCCGGCTCGCCGGGACCCACCGGGTTTTCGCCCTCGACCAGCGCGGCCATGGCCACAGCGACTGGCCGGGCGAGTACGGCTTCGCGCAGTGGCGGGACGATGTGCTCGGCTTCCTCCAGGCGCTCGGTCTGGAGCGGGTGACCCTCATCGGGCACTCGCTGGGCGCGCTGGCCGCCCTGCTGGTGGCCGCGGAGCGCCCGGACCGGGTGGACCGGCTGATCCTGGAAGAGGTGCCGCCGCCGCTGCCCGCCGACCCGCCGCAGGAGGTGCCGGAGCAGCCGGCCGGCCCGCAGTCGTTCGACTGGCAGGCCGAGGCCGCGGTGGTGGCGGAGCGCAACGCACCCGACCCCGCGTGGTGGGACGCGCCGGCGAAGGTCACCGCACCGACCCTGATCATCGGCGGCGGCGAGTCCAGCCATATCCCGCAGCACCACCTCGCCGGCCTGGCCGAGCGGATCCCCGACGCCCGGCTGGTGACGGTGGAGGGGGCCGGTCACCTCGTCCACGAGGAGCGCCCCGGGGAGTTCCTCGCCGCGGTCAACTCGTTCCTCGCGCCGCGCCCGTAACCCTGGGGCACGGGCCCACGGCTGTCCGGTTCGCACCCTGTCGTCACACTTCCGCCCGCCCTCCGGCCGGACGGCGGTAGTTTGACGACAGGGCCGGGCTCGCCGCCGTACGGCCTCCCCGTCCTCCCCTCGGGGACCCCGAGGTTCGAGAAAGGCCGACCGTGCAGCTGACCACCTCGATACGGAGCGCCCTGATCGTCGGCGCCGCCGCGACCGTCCTGCTCACCGGCGTCACCGGGGCCGTCGCGGCGCCGCCCGCGCCGTCGCCCGCCACCACCGCACCGGCCGCCGCCACCGCACCGGCCGCCGCCACCGCGCACTCCCCGTACGGCCAACTCCGGCCACTCGCCGCGCTGTCCGCGGAGCGGCTGGCCACCGCTGATCTGGTGGCCGCGGCGAAATGGGGCACCGGCAGCCCGATCGACGATCCGGCGCGCGAGCGGGAGGTGCTGAACTCGGTGGCGGAACAGGCCCGGCAGCTCGGTGCCGACCCCGCTGCCACGGTGCGGATCTTCCGGGACCAGATCGAGGCCAACAAGGTCGTGCAGCGCGGGCTGCACCGCCGGTGGGACGCGAACCCGGCGCAGGCGCCCACCGAGCGGCCCGACCTCGGTCAGGTGCGCAAGGAGATCAACCGCGTCAACGGCGAGCTGGTCCGGGCCCTCGCCGACTCCCCGTCCGCCCGCTCGGCGCCGTACTGCGCACCGCTGCTGACCGTGGCCGCCGACCGGGTACGTCACGAGCGGCATCTGGACGGGCTGCACACGAGCGCGCTGGCCCGTTCGCTGCGGTCGGTCTGCGGCGGAAACTGAGGCCCGGGGCGGGGGCGGCGGCCCGCCGGGCGCGGCCCCCGGTCAGACCGTCCGCTCAGGCTGTCCGCTCGCCCGCCGCCACGGCCTTCGCCCAGCGGTAGTCCGCCTTGCCGCTGGGCGAACGCCGGATGTGGTCGGCGAAGACCACGGCGCGCGGAATCTTGTAGCCCGCCAGCCGCGTCCGGCAGTGCAGCTGGAGGTCCGCCAGGTCCGGCTCCGCCGCCCCGGCACGGAGCTGGATCACGGCGGCGACACGCTGGCCCCAGCGCTCGTCCGGCACGCCCGCCACCAGCGCGTCATAGACATCCGGATGTGCCTTCAGTGCCTGTTCGACCTCCTCCGGATAGATCTTCTCGCCACCGGAGTTGATGCACTGCGAGCCCCGGCCGAGGACGGTGACGATGCCCCCCTCGTCGACGGTGGCCATATCGCCCAGCAGCACCCACCGGTCGCCGTCCGCCTCGAAGAAGGTCTCGGCGGTCTTCACGGGGTCGTTGTAGTAGCCCAGCGGGACATGCCCGCGCAGCGCGATCCGGCCCACCTCGCCGACCGGCACCGGCTCGTACGTCGCCGGATCCACCACGGCCGTACGGGAGTTGACGCGCAGCCGGAAGCCCTTGTCCGGTCCCGCGTCCTCGGTGGCGGTGCCGTTGAACCCGGATTCGGAGGAGCCGAAGTTGTTCAGCAGCATCACATGCGGGACCAGCGCGCTGAACTGGGCGCGTACCGTCTCGGAGAGGATCGCGCCGGAGCTGCTGACGCTGAACAGCGAGGAGCAGTCGGTGCCCTTGAGCGGCCCGCCGAGCGCGTCGACGAGCGGGCGCAGCATCGCGTCGCCGACCAGGGAGACGCTGGTGACCCGCTCCCGCTCGACGGTCCGCAGCACCTCCTCGGGCACGTACTTGCGGTGAATGACGACCTTCTGGCCGAAGTGGAAGGCGATGAACGCGGTGAGCGTGGAGGTGCCGTGCATCAGCGGGGGAGCGGGGAAGAAGACCAGGCCGTCGCCGCCGGCCGCGACCCGTTCTGCCAGCTCCTGTGGCCGCCTGACCGGTTCACCGGTCGGTGCCCCGCCGCCCATCCCGGAGAAGAAGATGTCCTCGTGGCGCCACATCACGCCCTTGGGCAGGCCGGTGGTGCCGCCGGTGTAGATGACGATCCGGTCGTCGGCGGAGCGCGGGCCGAAGCCGCGTGCGGGGGAGCCGGCGGCCTCGGCGTCCGCGAGCGCGACGGGGGCGATCCGGGGCTCGGGAGCGCCGTCGGGCGGGGTGCCGACCCGGACGAGATGACGTAAGCCGGGTGCCTGGGGGAGGGTGGCGGCCACCCGCGCGGTGAACTCCGCGTCGAACACCAGCGCCGCCAGATCCGCGTCCCGGTAGAGGTAGGCCAACTCCTCTTCCACATAGCGGTAGTTGACGTTGACCGGGACTGCGCGGATCTTCAGGCAGGCGTAGACGGCCTGGAGATATTCGATGCCGTTGTAGAGGTGCAGTCCGAC contains these protein-coding regions:
- a CDS encoding acyl-CoA synthetase, whose product is MEYNLADLFESIVDTVPDREALVYVDHPGTGAERRLTYAELDRAANRLAHHLADHGIGPGRHVGLHLYNGIEYLQAVYACLKIRAVPVNVNYRYVEEELAYLYRDADLAALVFDAEFTARVAATLPQAPGLRHLVRVGTPPDGAPEPRIAPVALADAEAAGSPARGFGPRSADDRIVIYTGGTTGLPKGVMWRHEDIFFSGMGGGAPTGEPVRRPQELAERVAAGGDGLVFFPAPPLMHGTSTLTAFIAFHFGQKVVIHRKYVPEEVLRTVERERVTSVSLVGDAMLRPLVDALGGPLKGTDCSSLFSVSSSGAILSETVRAQFSALVPHVMLLNNFGSSESGFNGTATEDAGPDKGFRLRVNSRTAVVDPATYEPVPVGEVGRIALRGHVPLGYYNDPVKTAETFFEADGDRWVLLGDMATVDEGGIVTVLGRGSQCINSGGEKIYPEEVEQALKAHPDVYDALVAGVPDERWGQRVAAVIQLRAGAAEPDLADLQLHCRTRLAGYKIPRAVVFADHIRRSPSGKADYRWAKAVAAGERTA
- a CDS encoding acyl-CoA synthetase, with product MTQARSNTVDGVLRRSARRVPGRTAVRYADRSWTYRELDDAVTAAARLLLADGLEPGDRVASYGHNSDAYLIGFLACARAGLVHVPVNHSLTGEDLRYLLDQSGSVLVLTDAALAHRLPDSVRGMPLHGAPGGLLERLAAGGGEPDAAGPDAVQRDAVEPDASAPLAEVPDEALVQLLYTSGTTALPKGAMMTHRALVHEYTSAVIALDLKETDRPVHSLPLYHSAQMHVFLLPYLAVGAENTILDGPDPGRIFDLVEAGLADSLFAPPTVWIALANHPDFPVRELSGLRKAYYGASIMPVPVLERLRARLPGLAFYNCFGQSEIGPLATVLGPGEHEGRMDSCGRPVLFVEARVVDEEGREVPDGTRGEVVYRSPQLCTGYWEKPEETAEAFRDGWFHSGDLAVRDTEGYFTVVDRVKDVINSGGVLVASRQVEDVLYEHPQVAEVAVIGLPDERWIEAVTAVVVRRVDGVSGGAEVGEQELIDAARARLAPFKAPKRVMFVDALPRNASGKVLKRELRARFGAP
- a CDS encoding VOC family protein; the protein is MLTTNYVPGTPNWLDLGAPDIDAAVSFYSAVFGWTFQSAGPDAGGYGFFQLGGETVGAIGPLMDEGARSAWTVYFHTPDADATGKAVEQAGGSVRVPPMDVFTAGRLAAFTDPTGGEFAVWQPVDVPGLERVMEPNALCWTELYTTDAAAAKDFYRSVFSWSHQDMPMGGDVIYSVVSAPGGGEGDDTGHGGIMQLQEENLKAGSTSEWHPYFGVTDCDATFAAATGHGATVLIPPTDAPGVGRLAMVKDPAGAPFALIKGDPTLS
- the paaK gene encoding phenylacetate--CoA ligase PaaK; this encodes MPEAATGSATFDEGERLSGDALRALQLTRLRASLQHAYDHVPFYRESFDRAGVHPRDCRSLGDLARFPFTVKDDLRAQYPFGMFAVPKEKVRRIHASSGTTGRPTVVGYTERDLSHWADVVARSLHAAGGRPGHTVHIAYGYGLFTGGLGAHYGAERLGCTVVPASGGMTARQVQIIQDLRPEIIMVTPSYMLTLLDEFERQGIDPRTTSLQVGVFGAEPWTQAMRHEIEERFAIDAVDIYGLSEVMGPGVAQECVETKDGLHIWEDHFYPEVVDPITGELLPDGAHGELVFTSLTKEAMPVIRYRTRDLTRLLPGTARPAFRRMEKITGRSDDMIILRGVNLFPAQIEEIVLRTPGIAPHFQLKLTREGRMDHLTVRAEARPEATPDQRAAAVDLVARGVKDGIGVSVAVEIVDPETLERSVGKIKRIVDARPDR
- a CDS encoding chorismate mutase, giving the protein MQLTTSIRSALIVGAAATVLLTGVTGAVAAPPAPSPATTAPAAATAPAAATAHSPYGQLRPLAALSAERLATADLVAAAKWGTGSPIDDPAREREVLNSVAEQARQLGADPAATVRIFRDQIEANKVVQRGLHRRWDANPAQAPTERPDLGQVRKEINRVNGELVRALADSPSARSAPYCAPLLTVAADRVRHERHLDGLHTSALARSLRSVCGGN
- a CDS encoding polyketide cyclase → MDQENVSATLTVAVPAARVFAVLADPTAHSAIDGTGWVREAVDRAPLTEVGQVFRMDMYHSNHPNGDYQVANQVQVCDPPRALGWLTGQEKDDGRLEFGGWLWRYDLAPLGPSETAVTLTYDWSAVPQAIREYIHFPPFGPEHLSNSLRHLAGLVSGG
- a CDS encoding alpha/beta fold hydrolase; the encoded protein is MSDVQKVQVGEVQLAYRVWGEEDAPPAVLLHCLGEDGEDWRGVVGRLAGTHRVFALDQRGHGHSDWPGEYGFAQWRDDVLGFLQALGLERVTLIGHSLGALAALLVAAERPDRVDRLILEEVPPPLPADPPQEVPEQPAGPQSFDWQAEAAVVAERNAPDPAWWDAPAKVTAPTLIIGGGESSHIPQHHLAGLAERIPDARLVTVEGAGHLVHEERPGEFLAAVNSFLAPRP
- a CDS encoding alpha/beta fold hydrolase, whose protein sequence is MGAEQHQEWWTASGVRLRRVSSGDGRGNWLFVPGGPGMGSESLHGLVAAAQVPGAAWLVDLPGDGSNRGLPAIPADPYSHWPGALAEAAQALDEVVMVGHSTGGMFLLSVPELAAHLRGLALISSAPHAGWRPAFARYAQDHPLPGVDAAAERYARQPDDRTLRALTLAAAPWNFSPSASAEGRALLTGLPYCHDAVAWADAHFDDDYRARWTPRDLPTLIVSGDRDHIVDQRLWQDEPGFQGPHLLHRRIADAGHFPWIENPEAVRTAFADFADRLADQFADRRDSTG